A window from Candidatus Bathyarchaeota archaeon encodes these proteins:
- the tuf gene encoding translation elongation factor EF-1 subunit alpha — protein MSAEKKPHLNLVVIGHVDHGKSTLTGHLLYKTGYIDDKTIQAYEKEAAKTGVGETFKFAFVLDRLKEERERGLTIDLAYQNFETPHVYYTIIDAPGHRDFIKNMITGASQADVAMLVVSAKKGEFEVGVGPGGQTREHSYLAKTLGVDQILVAINKMDDPTVNYSKERYEECRKELESLLKTVGYDVSKIDFIPASGWKGDNLSELSPNTPWYQGPTVLEALDKFQPPPKPVDKPLRIPVQDVYSITGVGTVPVGRVETGILKEGDEVIFMPANKKGEVKSIEMHHVRIPQAEPGDNIGFNVRGVAKTEIHRGDVVGHVDNPPTVAKEFIGRIIVIHHPTAIAQGYTPVLHAHTSTVAATFTELIQKIDPRTGQVIEEKPSFLKTGDGAVVKLRPVRPVVIEPFKEIPQLGRFAIRDMGTTIAVGVVTEITEKG, from the coding sequence CCTCACCTGAACCTGGTGGTCATAGGCCATGTGGACCATGGCAAGAGCACCCTCACAGGCCACCTGCTATACAAGACGGGATATATAGATGATAAGACGATACAGGCCTATGAGAAGGAGGCCGCTAAGACCGGGGTCGGGGAGACCTTCAAGTTCGCCTTCGTCCTGGACAGGCTTAAGGAGGAGCGTGAGAGGGGGTTAACCATAGACCTGGCCTACCAGAACTTTGAGACCCCGCACGTCTACTACACCATCATAGACGCCCCGGGCCACAGGGACTTCATAAAGAACATGATAACGGGGGCCAGCCAGGCCGACGTGGCGATGCTCGTGGTATCCGCTAAGAAGGGGGAGTTCGAGGTGGGGGTAGGCCCGGGCGGGCAGACGAGGGAGCACTCATACCTGGCTAAGACGCTGGGCGTGGATCAGATATTGGTGGCGATCAACAAGATGGATGACCCCACCGTCAACTACTCCAAGGAGCGCTACGAGGAGTGCAGGAAGGAGTTGGAGTCCCTCCTGAAGACCGTGGGATACGACGTGTCGAAGATCGACTTCATACCCGCCTCGGGTTGGAAGGGGGACAACCTTTCGGAGCTCAGCCCTAATACGCCGTGGTATCAGGGGCCGACGGTGCTCGAGGCCCTGGATAAGTTCCAGCCGCCGCCTAAACCCGTGGATAAGCCCTTGAGGATACCGGTCCAGGACGTGTACTCGATAACCGGGGTGGGCACGGTCCCCGTTGGAAGGGTTGAGACGGGGATCCTCAAGGAGGGCGACGAGGTGATATTCATGCCGGCTAACAAGAAGGGCGAGGTGAAATCCATAGAGATGCATCACGTCAGGATACCCCAGGCGGAGCCCGGCGACAACATAGGCTTCAACGTGAGGGGCGTGGCGAAGACCGAGATCCACAGGGGAGACGTGGTAGGCCACGTGGACAATCCGCCGACGGTGGCCAAGGAGTTCATAGGGAGGATCATAGTCATCCATCACCCCACAGCCATAGCCCAGGGATACACCCCGGTGCTCCACGCCCACACCTCCACCGTGGCGGCGACGTTCACGGAGCTCATCCAGAAGATAGATCCCAGGACGGGCCAGGTGATCGAGGAGAAGCCCTCGTTCCTGAAGACGGGGGACGGCGCAGTGGTCAAGCTGCGCCCCGTGAGGCCCGTGGTGATAGAGCCCTTCAAGGAGATACCCCAACTCGGGAGATTCGCCATAAGGGATATGGGGACGACGATCGCCGTAGGCGTGGTCACGGAGATCACTGAGAAAGGCTGA
- a CDS encoding phosphotransacetylase family protein — MKGLMVACVTHESHGKTALCVGLAREFTRRGLKVGYFKPVGVPLARLGDRPVDEDAILFREVLGLEAPAWRIAPILLKYRYLEAMTLLEQHKFDEAVAEAYREISQGRDLMISESARELSLGSSLGLSVPRLARKLGSKVLLVSSSCEDRAVDEAISACIHLSRGQVGLLGVVFNNIPEHLTGRVKEVFGEALSLHGVPVLGVIPESIDLTAPTVGEVAAALGGEILCSDEALSRRVETYMVGAMAAEAAVAHFRRAKGKAVITSGDRPEIALAALETDTSTLILTDNIYPEARLRAKAEEKGTPIILVSYDAYTTVQRVRELIGRIRAGDQHRIDLAHRLVAENVDVESIAHLLGIDI, encoded by the coding sequence TTGAAGGGCTTGATGGTGGCTTGTGTAACCCATGAATCCCATGGTAAGACGGCCCTGTGCGTTGGGCTCGCCAGGGAGTTCACCCGTAGAGGGTTGAAGGTGGGATACTTCAAGCCTGTAGGGGTGCCCCTCGCCAGGCTCGGAGATAGACCCGTCGACGAGGACGCCATACTCTTCAGGGAGGTCTTGGGATTGGAGGCCCCGGCCTGGAGGATAGCACCCATCCTCCTCAAATACAGGTATCTAGAGGCCATGACGCTCCTGGAGCAGCACAAGTTCGATGAGGCTGTGGCCGAAGCGTATAGGGAGATATCCCAGGGCAGGGACCTCATGATATCGGAGTCCGCTAGGGAGCTCAGCCTGGGATCCTCCCTGGGGCTCTCGGTTCCAAGGCTGGCCAGGAAGCTGGGCTCAAAGGTGCTGCTCGTATCCTCCAGCTGCGAGGACAGGGCGGTGGACGAGGCCATAAGTGCTTGCATTCACCTATCCCGCGGACAGGTAGGCCTCCTAGGAGTAGTCTTCAACAATATACCTGAGCATCTGACGGGGCGGGTGAAGGAGGTGTTCGGGGAGGCCCTTTCCCTCCACGGAGTCCCGGTCCTAGGGGTTATACCGGAGTCGATAGATTTGACGGCTCCAACGGTGGGGGAGGTGGCGGCGGCCCTAGGCGGCGAGATACTATGCTCCGATGAGGCCCTATCGAGGCGCGTGGAGACCTATATGGTGGGGGCCATGGCCGCCGAAGCCGCCGTGGCGCATTTCAGGAGGGCTAAGGGGAAGGCCGTCATAACCTCAGGGGATAGACCCGAGATAGCCCTGGCCGCCCTGGAGACCGACACCTCAACCCTCATATTAACCGATAATATCTATCCTGAGGCGAGGCTCAGAGCCAAAGCCGAGGAGAAGGGAACCCCGATAATCCTAGTATCCTATGATGCGTATACCACGGTTCAAAGGGTCAGGGAGCTCATCGGGAGGATAAGGGCGGGCGACCAGCACAGGATAGACCTGGCCCACAGGCTCGTGGCTGAGAACGTGGACGTGGAATCCATAGCCCACCTACTCGGAATCGACATCTAA
- the rpsJ gene encoding 30S ribosomal protein S10, producing the protein MVSKARIRLSGTDPHDLNSICSEIKEIAEKAGVKLKGPIPLPTKKLTVPTRKSPCGEGTNTWDKWEMRIHKRLIDVDPNERFLKRLMRIKTPEDVYIEIELI; encoded by the coding sequence ATGGTTAGTAAGGCTAGGATAAGGCTCTCCGGCACGGACCCCCACGACCTGAACTCCATATGCTCCGAGATAAAGGAGATAGCGGAGAAGGCTGGGGTGAAATTGAAGGGGCCGATCCCGTTGCCCACGAAGAAGTTGACGGTGCCTACGCGGAAGTCCCCCTGCGGAGAGGGCACCAACACCTGGGATAAATGGGAGATGCGCATCCATAAAAGGCTCATAGACGTGGATCCCAATGAGAGGTTCCTGAAGAGGCTGATGCGCATAAAGACCCCTGAAGACGTGTATATAGAGATAGAGCTGATCTGA
- a CDS encoding DUF4145 domain-containing protein: protein MSTEVLSVRIRKELKKEVEKLNVDVKGVVEKALAEAVEQAKKRKLEEAIDALLRVMEGISEDEWVRAVKECRRER from the coding sequence ATGTCCACGGAAGTCTTATCCGTTAGGATAAGGAAGGAGCTGAAAAAAGAGGTTGAAAAGCTGAACGTAGACGTGAAAGGCGTCGTCGAGAAAGCTTTAGCTGAAGCTGTGGAGCAAGCTAAAAAGAGGAAGCTTGAAGAGGCGATCGATGCTTTGCTGCGGGTGATGGAGGGGATCTCCGAGGATGAATGGGTGAGGGCTGTGAAGGAATGCCGCAGGGAACGCTGA
- a CDS encoding type II toxin-antitoxin system VapC family toxin — MPQGTLKAVLDTSALYPLLKEFGGRASSLLTELMILDLTKYELGNILWKEHRRGLLEDWEDAVEQWSKIIEEMPMHSIDPKCLRDVERIAVERDITFYDASYIYVAETRKLKLITGDRDLLGKCGNSMPLDEFLGRPPTWNGEPAEA, encoded by the coding sequence ATGCCGCAGGGAACGCTGAAGGCAGTTTTAGATACTTCCGCGCTTTATCCATTGCTGAAGGAGTTTGGTGGGAGGGCATCCTCTCTGTTAACGGAGTTGATGATCCTCGACCTAACCAAGTACGAGTTGGGGAACATCCTCTGGAAGGAGCATAGGCGGGGGCTGCTAGAGGACTGGGAGGACGCCGTGGAGCAATGGTCTAAGATAATAGAGGAGATGCCTATGCACTCCATCGACCCGAAGTGCCTCAGGGACGTGGAGAGGATAGCGGTTGAGAGGGACATAACTTTCTACGATGCCTCCTACATCTATGTGGCTGAGACTCGAAAACTGAAACTGATAACCGGAGATAGAGACCTGCTTGGCAAATGCGGGAACTCAATGCCGCTGGATGAGTTCCTGGGGAGACCTCCTACATGGAATGGGGAGCCGGCGGAGGCTTAA